The nucleotide sequence TGAAATCCAATAAAGATCTATTTAGTGCCATGCAATAAGTAGTATTAATTTGAGTCAGACTTCTTTTTAAccatataatattataataatctaGTCTGTGATCAAAAAAAACCCCGGAAAAATATAATAACACTATAACACTAAATCAATATACACATCTCCCAGCACATGAATCAGCAGCAGTCTACACTTCAGTCATACTGGATCATGGGGTGGTCACTCCAGGCAGGCAGGTTGGAGAGTTTCTCCTCAGTGGCTGTTTCTATGGGCCAGCTCCAGGACTTAAAGAATCCAGACAGGTTCATCCCCACAGTCTGAGAGAAAGTCTCAGCATACAGGTTCATCTTTCCTTTGTTGTCTTTGGGAAAGTTGCTCATCTTGTGGTAGGCAGCAAACACCTTCTTAAAGGCATCCCAACCAAACCTTTCCTGGAGCTAcatggaagaagaaagaagagcgTTGTGTCAAAAAAAGCAATGCTgtcactccttttttttgtctggtgtGTAATGAGCTTTGTTAAAGCCTCACTGGGTCATATAaggcttatttgctttctttttgtgATTCTGTTTAAAAAGCAACTCCATTATAGTTTctttacaaaatgtaatatagtTATTCCTTTTCACCTGCATATATGTCTCCAGGGCAACCCACATTTGCCAGCTGCCGAGTTTCTTGCCACCCTTAACATACTCCTTTGCTCTGCTGTTTCGCTTTTCTGAAGTCATAGCTGGATGAGCCTGCATTGAACGAGACAAAATGGAGGGCTTTTAAAAGAATGTAATCCCAATGAAAAGATAAATACTTCTCTCAACATATGATAAAAAAGGAGGAGTTTGTTGTTTCTATTGATATATAAAGAACGATCTAGCCCACCTTTGTCCTGTTGATCCCCAGCACCTCTTCATGCACATACACTGACCAGAGGTTGCATGTACACTCCGTGGTGTGAGATGGGAACTCCCAGCAGCCTCTCTGTTGGTTGTGCCCAAGTTCATGGATGGGGCCCCACAGGCCTTTAGTCCTAGCATGGTCAATGCTGACCAGATCAGTTGCTGTAGACTTGTGTGTCATGATGGGATAACCTGCATGCATCCAACCTGAAGAGAGGAAAATGAgtcaaaacaaactgttatAGCATTTATATTCAGGTTTCATAGCGCTGCTACCAAAACATTACAGTACTTCATATTGTAGTGCATGATCATGCAATAAGAGCAAAGCAAACAATGCAAGCTTCATATTATCATGTCTTGCTACAAAACTTCTCATTCactttataattttaaaaaggaaatgttgCAATTTTGAACTAAAAAAATGTCCTGATGTAGCAGGTTATGATATGGTGCCTGCTCATGTCCCTAAGATTTCCAATTTTTATACTATGGTACTATGGTTATCACCTTTACACAGACTTTGCAAGTTatcaccaggcggggagttccggtcctctgaaattaggccaacgcggaagtaacttaaaactgaattctatcaaaaggccaccagggggcgaccgttttagtgtcaaaaggacttccgtctctatacaagtcaaaggagaattcaccaacttctcacttgatttctaacctcagtaaacgttttcaaaatgtgtttatggtctcaatcactagtttaaagccttcttcaatgcagtatgatgttcatttgtgaaattttgccctcccttaatttatttttgacaataaagcagggtatgcattagggcgtggctacgtcgtgattgacaggttgattggttcacaggttcaggagggcgcctcatgcccctcctgatacccatataagtagaatctgtgtttttatttttcccagcatgcacctgaaattttcaagatggtgctgctcagatctgaaactattggcttccgagcagcagtcaacaaaccaatgggtgacgtcacggatgttacgtccatttcttatatacagtctatggttatcACAATGTCTGTCTGGGTTTGCCTGTAGAAATGAAATgggagtgtgaatggttgtctgttaTATGTTTACCTTATAATAGATAGGTGACCTATCTATGGTGTATGCTGCTTTTTTTGCCCAGTGAACGTTGGGACAAACTCTATCTTACTGTGGCTCTCGACAGAATAAGCAAGAAAAGGCTAAGCCAAACAGATTTACCATGGGAAATCTGCACATCTGCTACAAAGCGTTCTTTACGATTAAGTTTGTGTGGTATGACAGCCAGGTCAGCGATCCCCCTCATGATGTTATCCCAGTGTGCTGCTAACTCATCGGGGCGATCCAGGTTCCGAACGGCATCTGATGGTACAGTGAGGATGATGTTCTCAAACTCCAACTCTGCCCAGGGTGAGGGAGCTGTGCGCAGCAAGGCCCAATCAGCTGGTGTTGTCACGCCTGAAAAGAATAAAAGGATCTCATCAAGAAGTAAGTTTCCAAGAAAATATCTTTGAAATGACTGGCTGTCATTAAGATTGCTTAAGAATGTACAGTAGATATTAGATTTatactgtaactataactgCAACTCAGGTCTGTGTGGAGCTCAAACAGAGTGTATGGGAATCCATTAAGTACCATGGCCACAAGCTGCTGAAAATCCCCTTTTACACTGGGAACATATCACTACATGCCTTCCATTAACACCATGAGAACATACAAACAGCATTCACCTGCAACAGACTCACCAGATTTATAATATGGAGCAGGTACAGCCATCTGCACTGTGACCTCTACCCCCTTAGCCTGGGTTTTGGGTGGGGCTACCAGGTAGATGAGTCCCCCCCACAGGTTCCACACCTGCGTCATCTCCGTGGTAACAGGAAAGCGCTCATGAACGCAGGGCGCTCTCTTCAACTCTGCAGCGTTGAGATGGTCTGTTTGACAACCTATCTGGATCTGAAGCGGAGATAAAATATGTGTTATATAAGTATTAGTTTGTACTATATATAAAAAGGATGCATAGCTGCAAAGATGAATAGATGGATAAGGTAACAACTGCAACAGACTGTATCCAAGGACTGAATAACCTGAGAGGACTGAATGATTTTTACAATCTGCCACAAAGtacttttcctcctctgaaTTTTGGGATAATTTGTCTCTGGGAGAACTGGGACAGAGGGCTGGTGGGGACAGATGTTGACAGCAGAGCCTgctttttacaatgttttagGGGCTATTGCAGCCACATGTAGATGGCTGGGGGCAGGTGCCTGCTACCTCTGCAGGGTGTAGGACTGGATCTCCACTGAGGGCAGGGCCGTAACATACACAGCCCCACtaagaaacacaaaatgaataatagtgtttttttgtgtacagTACCTTCCATCCCTTGTTGACAATCTCTGCTGGTATGGCTATGTAGGTCTTCATACCAGGAGAGAGGTAGAGACCTGTACTGatccactcctctcctcctgacacacacaaaaacacacgcaACACAACAAAACTTGATATTAATATGTTTGAAATCtacaaaatattttactttctcCTTAATAATGTGTGTCGATATTTCATTGTACAAGCACAAGCATTACTGCAACATATTGAACTTGTGCATACAAACTGTCAATGGCACAAACACAAGTGtgctcatactgtatataagttGAATAAAAAGTAGTTCAcacatttgttgacaataatgAGGTCTGACCTGCTGTGTTGGCATTCATCTTGACCTTGTGGTTATAGACCACTGGCATCAAGGGATTATGCTTGATGAGGTAGGGCAGGAGGGCATCAGGATCTGGGCAAACCTTATATACCTCTGCCCCCACGCTGAGGAGTAGGTGGTCTTTAGAACTCTTCACAGGGCAGCTGTCACATacctttaaagaaaatgaatatcaCATATCAGTTGATAGTTGTAGTATAATAATCACATACAGTGGCTATGGTGTACAGTATAAAGCTTTGGCACAGTTCTGTATCACCAAAAGCCACCAAAGATTTGTGTTATTCTGCtggaatatactgtataaattgTTCATATTATTTTGTGTACTCACTTGAGGCATGTCTGAACTCTTTAAGATGTCAGTGAGTGTGGACACCACCTGCGTATAGGAGGAGCAGTCATGAGCCTGCATGCGCAAGTAGTTGGCACAGTCACTGCCCAGTTTTTTAAGGCATTTCTCCTCATGCTGGGTAAGCTGCTGCCCCTTGGTTACATGACCAGCAAAGCGGTGTAGAAGGTGGCGGAAGTGGTAGGTGTCTTTGATGGCCTGACTGGGCACAGGGGCCTTGTAGCACCCTGCTCCAATTGTTGCCCCCAACAGACTCAAGCCCATTTTGTTCAGGATCTTGTTCCCTGAAAGAACAAACaacctttttttggttttaaatccCATAGCAGTAGCctataaatatttgtttatgttcttttatgtgtttacatttcttattgttcccttttatatacagtctatgattgtTCCCCATCCGCCCTCTTAATGTCCTCAGTGTTCTCTTCCCTCAATTGTGTGCTTGCTGTATTATGTACAGTACCTTACAACAATTCACCACCCAcctatatatactgtacattcccTCTGTGCATTTACCTTTACCAGAATGTCTTATCTGCCCTATCTCCTAACGTTCCCTTTGGTTCTTGAGCCCTGTTTTTCTCAACCAGCCCAGCGGCTCAGTTCCTGTACCTGATTCACTTGTGCTTGATTTGATGTGTCTCTATTTAGTGATTCTGTAGCTTCCTGAGTGTTTCTGAACCTGAATGTATGCATTTGCTAGTGTATGTGGTAGTTTTGAGTTGTGTTATATTATCATGGGATGTACTGTGTACTGTGCATGTGGTGCATAATCATACCTGGGAAATCTGTCAATGGATTTTGCCCACGGTGTGTCTGAGCCCAGTGCCAGGCATGCCCACCAATCAACAAGCCTCCCCCCTCTGCCACAAAGTCTTGGATTTCCTCTACATGTTGGTCACTGTATGCTGTACATGCAAATACACTCAGGTCTTTCCTGAAGTTGGACTTCTCACACTTTAACCCGGATTTGCTGAGAACATTGAGGGCATTATCTTGCACAACACCTACAATCCCTTGTCGGCCTTCATCCAACCAATGAATGGCATTTTTCCAAAAAGGAGCCAGCGTCTGGGAGAGGAGAATTACAGCAAGACAGGGAGAAGTTTATCaattacacaaaaaatgcacacatatCTTAAAACACTGTAGAGAGCCAAATACTTGTGGCAAGAAATTAATgagtaacaaaataaatatgcaaagtcatcatatttcatttctgaGATCATTACTATCAATTATATAATACCTTTTATACAACTATACAACACCCATGTATATGAGCAAATTCTCATAAGGTGTTCAATTTGAAACTGTAATTATAAAACCAATCTTTAATGTAGATTCTACCTCTCGTCCCATATATCCTTCATGTGTCACAACAATGACCCGTCCCTGCCCATAATAAGCTCCTGCCAGGAATGCTCGTCCATCGTCTGTTGTCCCGATGGGAAAGGCTAATGGGCCATGAACCAGAACCTCAGAAGGCACTGCTCCACCTCGGATGTCAAACTCCGACACCTCCTGGAGTAAGAACTCCAAGTCGTCCTCAAAATCCTTACCATTACTGTATTAGGgaagggaaaagaggagagggaaagacagaTGCCTATTAAGAGATACAGTGTATTAtgacataataaataaagaataagtcTCATcgaacacatttttaaaatctttaaataaaataaggcataatacatataaaatgtgtattataattattataataaaataaaaaatatcattgTAAATGAGAGAATTGTGGTATTTACTCACGCTACAGCCATCCAGGAGGATGGGATCTGAGGGTACACAGGCAGGCACTCTACCTCACCTAGATGCTGAGAGAAGTAGATCCCTGCCACACCAGACACCTTATTCCCTATGAACTGAAGCAGCGTGTTCTCCTTAGGATGATCTGCAGCCCAGCTCCATGCCTGCCCAGCTATCAGCACTCCTCCTCCGGCTTTCAGAAATGCCACCAGGTTCTTCGCATCCGCACCCACGCTGTAGGCATCCGTCACATACACACCAACTTTCAGATCGTCACTAAAGGCCCCCACAACTTTGGCTTGGAAGCTGGATGTGCTGAGATTATCAGCCACTCCCTTTACGTTGTTGTGGACCCCCACAAACAGGTTTTCGGATGCATCTCCTCTCAGCCAGGTCAGAGCGTTCTCTACCAGAGCAGGAAAGGTGGTCAGGTAGCCCTCATGACCCAAGACCACAATCCTTCCACGGCCGTACAGAGAGGCCGCCATCAGCGCCTGGCCTCGGCTGTTCATTGCTAAAGGAAAGGCATGGTCTCCAATCAGGACAAGATCGCTGGGAACACAGGGACCACAGAGATCCAGCTCTTTAAAGTCTTTCATCAGGGAGATGTAGGCCTCTTCATATTGAGTTTGGGTGGGTTTGGCGGTCATGGTAACAGTGATCAATTCTATGAAAGTTGGTGAAGTAAGTGGAGGGCAGGATAGCAGAAACTGTCCttgggagagaaaaacagagctgaTATGAAAGTACAATTGATGGCTAATGTGTTACACATCTGTAACAATAAAAtgataacacacacaatgtcaatCTACAggtggacagagagacagagacaaaaaaataaatagtccACCGGGGCTCAAGtgactgcaggttttcattACAACCAAACACTAAAAGcacaaagagattttttttttgtttaccttAAAGTTAAGTTGGCTTTCTGCTTGTATTGTTAGACAACAGTTTTCCAAAAAGGCAATCCACCAAGAACACTATCTGACatgagagaagagggagaataAAGGAGAGCATGAGGGAATGAGTAATacagggaaaaaagaggagggaCATCAGTTAATACAATTCAGTGACAGACTATTAATAATGACCATTAACACAGTTTGGACACCACCCATCAGCTAACACTCTCACTGTGTGAGCAGCACAATGCTTTACACATGCTGTTTTGGACAAAGGTACACCCTGGCCATAACTGTACAAGAAACTTGTTTATCCAGTCTGCTTAAGTCAACATTTGTGCAGCACATAAGAGCACAATGAAACATTTGTAATAGTAAATAAACCAGTAGGCACATACAAACTTATGTCTATTatatttttggggggttttggaGAATCTGAGAGCACACTTTGTGATATACTctagactttaaaaaaaatatttgctgtAAATTGCTTGGTTGATTGGTTTAagccaaatgacaaaatgttaaaaaaaaaaaaaaagaagaagtaatTGTATTATGTGTTGGTTTttggttttgcatgttttacattACATAGACAGACTAATTGATGAATGCATCAATCACAAAATCAATACATTCATTGAAgatgattttatttctgtttaaacGACCACCTCATCTTTAGTGTCTGtgttgtctgattttttttaaagacactgaACATATTTGAAGGGGTCAGttaatgtgactataaagttaTAAAACATGATGCCTCTCAAACAAACTTGAGATCCCCTTAAACAAAATGAGTTTCTGGCACCACCCTCCATCAGTAACAACACCTGGTCATTCTGCTTTAGGCTACATTTGAATCATCTGTTTTTCATGAAATGAAACCATTAGACATATGGTATATGGGTATAATAAAGGTATATTTCTAATCGGACTGAATTAGGGCGCAGATGAACATTAACTCAAGCCACGTATGAAAGTAGCAACTTTACCACCACCTAGTTCCTCTGTAATCTTTCCTACTTGTCTGACTGGTTGGCTATGGAAGCTAATAAGTGACCCACCTATTTACTATGCTGAGCAGCGTAAAAACCCAAACGCCTACAAAGTAGTCTAATTACAAAGAAACGACATTAAGAAAACAAACTTACATCACCAAACAACCTTCTGTGAAATAAAACTAGATGGACTTCCGTGAATCAGGAACATAAAACCCTCAGGACATTTATAGTCAGGGGCGGAACCTCTCAGGCGCGTTTCTGAACGAGCGTATTTTTGTGAGACACGAAACAAGTCCTCTCCGGTTCGTTGCGAACCACTTGAACAACCGACTCTAAAGAAGCTCTGAGCGAAAAAATAGGCAGCTTTGCCGCAACAAAGTATATGATAATTATCTGTTGCTTCACTTTTAAGCGTTCGCTTCGTTATTTAACAAGAGGAAGCATTTATAAACTCCACATGGCTGAGAGTAACAGTGTGGCTGCTCACACGTCTTGCGCGCTCGTCGGCGCCTCTGCCCGGGTTCCTCTGCAGGATGGACGGGCTGTGTTTCTGGGCCGGGGGCCGGACACCGGAGTCACCGACAAGAAATGCTCCAGACACCAGGGTGAGGACgaggacaacacaaagacaCCGAGTCTGTGCGTCAATGATATGTCTAATTCACCACGAAATAGTTTGAAAAGGCTCCGTAGGTTTGTGATGAATGTGAGGCAAGAAAGCTATGTGGCTAAGCATTTAGTAGTTCATTGTGTTAGTTAAGGTTGAGGAACATAAATACCCCCccgacaaacaaacaaacaagaaccCCACACTAAACAAACTCCATTCACTCCAGAAGTAGCTgagttgaaaataaaaataataaattctcCCTGGacttttttaatgaactgaTCCTCAACTTACACACAACCAAGccagtcaattttatttatgtagcccAATATGACAAATTACACATTTGCCTCAGGGGCTTTTTAATATGTACAGCAATAACATTCTCTGTTGTTAAATCCTCCATTAAAATAAGGGAAAACTAGAAGAAGAAAGCTAAATTACAAAAATGGAACTGgataaataaaatctaataaaGGTATAATATCTATGGAGAATGATTTGGGTTTGAGTTTCTTCTTGCCCTTTTATAATAGGTTatgaagggagagaaaaggatCGATTAATAATGAATATAGGCCTGCGATTATTTTCATCatagatttttcaaaataactAATCGATACAGCATAGTATCATGATATTCTTGTGGCCATATTGTATCGATACACAGATGCCAAGTattgatcttttattttataaattggaaatgaaaatgtaagtTTTTGGTACTAGAATAATAAAACCAATTGATTCTTCAGTCCACTAGAGGGTTCTAGTTTGTTTTCTGGTGAGGTCAAACAGGTGACAGACAGTGCAGGAGGAAGTTTTCATTTGGAGACATAATTTGCATttgaaaaaaggtaatgaattgcaTATATCACAACAtatcgcaatatatttaaaatcgtAATAATGTtgtatcgtgacacaagtatcatGATAATATCGTGGAGTCTGGCGATTCCCACccctcattttttatttatttttcttcaattttatTTGTCTAATCGTTTCAGGTCTAAatgaatatacattttaaaatgtgtgtttgcatgtgtttgtgagtgttaaATGTACGTGGTGGTAATAGtctttgtgtttcctgcagTGAAGGTGGTGGCTTGCTTTGAGAACAAAGATGCAACTGTCACTCAGGTATGAAAACAACCTGTCAAACCAAGCCCAGTGTCACCGTCTACAGGATCTATGTATAAAGCTCACAATAGTCCTGTTAATCTCCCTATCTAGAAAAAACACATCTGCCACACCCCAACAAAGCACAGCAAATGCCCCTGGCAACACACAATCAAAACATCAGTTATGTAATTGTGTCTGAAACTGTATAAATGCTGCAGTTTAATATcatttcatgtgttgtttttctctacAGCTGGGTCCCAATCCCAGTTTCTTGGACGAACAGGAACTGGGCCGTGGCCAGTCTGGTAAACTCACCCACGGGGGCACCCTCTACCTGGTTAACCGAAACCACCCATTTAAATTGCACTACTCCCTGAGCTCAAATGGAATAACCTCTAACCCAGCACAGAAAGCCACAGagaagacaaaaggagggaagaatgggagagaaaaagaggggcaGTGGAGTCCCCAGCCTAAGCGTAATATAAAGGATTTCTTCTCTGCCTCACCCATGAAGGTAACACATTCAGCAGTGTTTGGTTATTATTTCATAACATTTTTCGTGTGTCATATTTGTTAACTTAACAACAAAGATAACATGTAACAAGACAAATTAAAGTCAGACAACTCAGAGACTGTAATATGAAAAGATTTTAATTTCTGTTTAGACGTCTAAGAGGCCGCTGAGCCCAGAGAGGGGGCACCATGGCGTGAAGCGCCAAAGAAGAGACGAGGATGTCTCAGGTGGTTGGattaaagaagaggaggaggagggtgatgAAGAAGAGAGACTGGCAGAGGAAAGGCTCAAGCAGCTGCAGATGTTTGCAGAGAAGTCGACAGAGAGGAGTAACAGCACCCAGCCTTCAGCGTCTTCATTGTCTTCAAAGGCTTGTGTAAAGAGCAGCTGGCAGCAGTTTGGCAACCTGATGCTTTATACTGCTGCTGGGGTCAGAGCCAGTGACAAGGTGGGAACTACTTCAATACAACAGCTGAGGGAGAGTGGTGTGGTGGGAAACTTGATTTTGCACATCACACTTTTCAAATGAAGATATCTGCTTGAATTTAATTCAGATTAAGCCTGGCAATCACAATATGtttaattacataaataataaaagctgCAGTTGTCAGTAGTTAATGTGTAAAAGCACTTCTGGCATCagatatggattttttttaaatacaaaatgaaactaATTTGATAAATAGTGTTCCAGTTTTTAAATTGTGatcatttgctgcttttctctgttttgtatcattgtaaactgaatatctctgGCGTTTAGGCTTTtattcagacaaaacaagacattaaaatacaacaccTCTTTCTGAATTCATCCAAATTTACATATCCcaaatattttctgatattttagaTACCAAACTATTGCTCGATAATTTAAGAaaacagcagattaatcaataatgaaagttCTTATGAGTTGCAGCCTTAGTTTGTGCTGTAGTATTTGGTGGAGAATCATCTGTGTTCACTGTGACTGACCAATCCAAACCAATCAGTGCTTCTCCTGCAGTGTGACATCAGTTTCCACTCTTGTTAACGTGgtttactttcatttaaatacaacCCCGCCGTTTTAGGCTTTGCTGATATCGATTACACGCTTTCAGAGTGAAGTTCAAAGTGATTCAAACAATGATCTCTGCCTTTTAGAGGAATGAAAGTTACCATGTGCATCTAGTGTTTAAACGTCTGAACACTTCCTCTTCTCTGTGTCCTCTTCAGATTGCTGGCTTTGACATAGACGGCTGCATCATCACCACCAAGTCTGGCAAAGTCTTTCCAACTGCACCAGATGACTGGAAGTATGTCTGCACTTGTGAacccttttaaaatgtgataagtGACTGTTCTTTTCTCATCCATGTGTCTGTTTAATTAACAGGATTCTGTACCCTGAGATTCAGCCTAGGCTGGCCAGCTTGCTTAAGAAAGGATACAAGGTTGGGAGGAGCAAAATGCAACAGTTGCTGAAGACatgtatttaattttgaaaGATTAAAGCATgggaaatgtttaatttgacaTGTTCAGGTTGTGTTTGTCACTTTATTTCTTATTCTACCCTTACTCTCTTCTTGTAGGTGGTGTTCTTCACCAACCAGATGGGGATCGCTCGAGGCAAACTCAGACCAGAAGTCTTCAAATCTAAAGTGGAGGACATCCTCACAAAGCTGCAGCTACCTGTGATGGTGGGGTCACATTGTAGATTGACTTTAACATCTCTCCTGATGATAATATGCATGACGctgatgtttgtctgtgtctcaGGTGTTTGTAGCTGCTGGTCCTGGTATCTACAGGAAGCCAGCGATGGGAATGTGGAATCAGCTGTGTGAGAAGGTAAATGTCAGTATAGATGgttggacacacacaaaaatcatttAAGAGCCACACCTCGAAGTACAATAAGTACAAATTTCATGCATTAAGATGAATCATAGCCACCCTTTTATCTACAACACTGTTTACTTGTGGCCTCTCCATGTTTGAGAGTAAACACTTTGTTCTTGTGTGTTTCCTGCTCAGGTGAATGATGGTGTTCCTGTTGATAAGACACAGAGTCTTTATGTCGGAGGTGAGTGAGTTTGGATATGAAGCTGTGTGCTTTGATGTGTTCTCAGATATCTGCTCTCATATCACACAGATGCTgagacatattttttttttaaacaaaaaaacaagccttTAGTCCACTACTAGTGCGTTACCTTTTCCCTAAACCCAAAAATATATCCAAATCTGAAACCTGATCAGTCACTAACACCAAGAAAGACATTTGAGCCCCAGAAAGACAAAAGTATAAgagcacacatacaaacataatcATACTCTGTGTACAGATGCTGCAGGTAGGCCAGAGAACTGGGCTccagggaagaagaagaaggatttCTCCTGCAGTGACCGACTGGTAAGACCTACTAGAGCTAATAGTTTTTACCTCCCGGTGccacccctcctcttcctcctcttgctgCATCAACTTGCTCAGTGTGGTAATTTGTTATTGTGCTATTTTGTTTCATCCTAAGTGTCATTAAGTAAGACTTCAACTTAAAATACACAACTGATATAATATGAGCGATATGTGTACAAATTACTGTCTTTTTCTTGTCTGTAGTTTGCTCTGAACATCGGGTTGAAGTTCCACACTCCAGAGGAATACTTCTTGGGCTGGAAGAGCGCCCCCTATAACTTACCTGAATTTGACCCTGTGAGTAGAAATGCAACCTCCAAAgcagtctgtttttttcctcatacaGTATATGAGACTTCATGTTTGGATTAGGTGAATGTCtgcatttttgtaaatgtttttctttatgtgaaT is from Scomber scombrus chromosome 5, fScoSco1.1, whole genome shotgun sequence and encodes:
- the LOC133980113 gene encoding TRPM8 channel-associated factor homolog isoform X1 — protein: MTAKPTQTQYEEAYISLMKDFKELDLCGPCVPSDLVLIGDHAFPLAMNSRGQALMAASLYGRGRIVVLGHEGYLTTFPALVENALTWLRGDASENLFVGVHNNVKGVADNLSTSSFQAKVVGAFSDDLKVGVYVTDAYSVGADAKNLVAFLKAGGGVLIAGQAWSWAADHPKENTLLQFIGNKVSGVAGIYFSQHLGEVECLPVYPQIPSSWMAVANGKDFEDDLEFLLQEVSEFDIRGGAVPSEVLVHGPLAFPIGTTDDGRAFLAGAYYGQGRVIVVTHEGYMGRETLAPFWKNAIHWLDEGRQGIVGVVQDNALNVLSKSGLKCEKSNFRKDLSVFACTAYSDQHVEEIQDFVAEGGGLLIGGHAWHWAQTHRGQNPLTDFPGNKILNKMGLSLLGATIGAGCYKAPVPSQAIKDTYHFRHLLHRFAGHVTKGQQLTQHEEKCLKKLGSDCANYLRMQAHDCSSYTQVVSTLTDILKSSDMPQVCDSCPVKSSKDHLLLSVGAEVYKVCPDPDALLPYLIKHNPLMPVVYNHKVKMNANTAGGEEWISTGLYLSPGMKTYIAIPAEIVNKGWKIQIGCQTDHLNAAELKRAPCVHERFPVTTEMTQVWNLWGGLIYLVAPPKTQAKGVEVTVQMAVPAPYYKSGVTTPADWALLRTAPSPWAELEFENIILTVPSDAVRNLDRPDELAAHWDNIMRGIADLAVIPHKLNRKERFVADVQISHGWMHAGYPIMTHKSTATDLVSIDHARTKGLWGPIHELGHNQQRGCWEFPSHTTECTCNLWSVYVHEEVLGINRTKAHPAMTSEKRNSRAKEYVKGGKKLGSWQMWVALETYMQLQERFGWDAFKKVFAAYHKMSNFPKDNKGKMNLYAETFSQTVGMNLSGFFKSWSWPIETATEEKLSNLPAWSDHPMIQYD
- the LOC133980113 gene encoding TRPM8 channel-associated factor homolog isoform X2; amino-acid sequence: MTAKPTQTQYEEAYISLMKDFKELDLCGPCVPSDLVLIGDHAFPLAMNSRGQALMAASLYGRGRIVVLGHEGYLTTFPALVENALTWLRGDASENLFVGVHNNVKGVADNLSTSSFQAKVVGAFSDDLKVGVYVTDAYSVGADAKNLVAFLKAGGGVLIAGQAWSWAADHPKENTLLQFIGNKVSGVAGIYFSQHLGEVECLPVYPQIPSSWMAVANGKDFEDDLEFLLQEVSEFDIRGGAVPSEVLVHGPLAFPIGTTDDGRAFLAGAYYGQGRVIVVTHEGYMGRETLAPFWKNAIHWLDEGRQGIVAYSDQHVEEIQDFVAEGGGLLIGGHAWHWAQTHRGQNPLTDFPGNKILNKMGLSLLGATIGAGCYKAPVPSQAIKDTYHFRHLLHRFAGHVTKGQQLTQHEEKCLKKLGSDCANYLRMQAHDCSSYTQVVSTLTDILKSSDMPQVCDSCPVKSSKDHLLLSVGAEVYKVCPDPDALLPYLIKHNPLMPVVYNHKVKMNANTAGGEEWISTGLYLSPGMKTYIAIPAEIVNKGWKIQIGCQTDHLNAAELKRAPCVHERFPVTTEMTQVWNLWGGLIYLVAPPKTQAKGVEVTVQMAVPAPYYKSGVTTPADWALLRTAPSPWAELEFENIILTVPSDAVRNLDRPDELAAHWDNIMRGIADLAVIPHKLNRKERFVADVQISHGWMHAGYPIMTHKSTATDLVSIDHARTKGLWGPIHELGHNQQRGCWEFPSHTTECTCNLWSVYVHEEVLGINRTKAHPAMTSEKRNSRAKEYVKGGKKLGSWQMWVALETYMQLQERFGWDAFKKVFAAYHKMSNFPKDNKGKMNLYAETFSQTVGMNLSGFFKSWSWPIETATEEKLSNLPAWSDHPMIQYD